Within the Mugil cephalus isolate CIBA_MC_2020 chromosome 1, CIBA_Mcephalus_1.1, whole genome shotgun sequence genome, the region aatacaaactaaaacgttgttgttttattgttattttatatatacatatatatatatatatagtcatgGAGTAGAGGCAAACTTCTCCTAGTTAGTAGACTGAAAATGTCTGACATATCTTTTTCTGTAGCTTCTGAGTTGCCTTACCTTTCTTAACGCTTTGACAGTAAATCCTCAACcaaatccatttcttctcctccttcagccatTGTGGGTGACAAATCAGctattaaatcaacacaactatATTGTTGCTCGTCCGGCTCACACTAGATGCAGTTAGCTAGCTCTGGTTAACCACttgctagcagttagctagcTCTGACTAGCCACTCTCCGACGACCCAATCAAAGTGTCTGAATATGTTGATGTAACTGTGCACGTGCTACCAGACCCTGGTGTTCTCAACTCAACATCTGATAAAGCAACAGTCTGATCGACACTTATTTTATCAGCTGGTGTGTGATAGTGTTATtttgacataggcagaaggaagagatgtctggttcgAGTGttcctactgctgctggctaggttagttagtagctgaccactggtctacTGGTTGGTTGTCTAATTGGACTGGGCTtgtaaaggagttttgccttagatcatgacacaagggattgtaacatctcgtcctttGTATTAACGAATATGCTGCAGGacctgcagaactgattctCTCCAGGAAGATTTCTTTGACCCTTAGACCAGCAGACAAGGCCTTGCAGGCCCTGACAGCCCACCACTGGCAAACCGACTCCCTCCCACTTGAGAatgcaacttttatttattgttcatttagCATAGAGCAGCTATGACCTTGAACTAGAAGGTAATGAGGAGGACTGTAGGAGTCTATGAATGATTGCTGCAGAACGAACAGGAGGCTTTTTATCTTTCTGCAATGACAAACTGCACATGAgctttaagaaagaaagaaataaggaatTCATCCAAAACCCATTCACTTAACATCTTCAGTGCGTCTGGGCCTGTTGCACAGCGCAGGCTGTGAAGACACTGAACAAATAAGCTGTGTACTAACAGAACTAAAGTCTGACATTGAGCAGGTGACTGAGAGAATAACAGAAGTGTGGAAATCTGTCGTCAAAACATCCAAAGGTGACGACTTTGAAGAATCttatatgtaataaaaataaagacaaacccTAGAATGAGACGTTTTGTCCAAACTTTTAGTGAAATCTAGTGAATCTACACTGTTATTGATATATGCAACTGTAACTACAATGTTTAACCAGTGTTCTTGCtggaaaattatgtttttgtaaacatttcatttttcttacaGATGCTGTTCTCATGTTCAAACTCACCTCATCCCAAATCTCATTGAGATGTCTTcaacttaagaaaaaaatgttcctgcTATATGACAAGACTTCAAGAAGAACATCTTTGAGAACTTCAGCTTGTCTGGTAAAATACATCAGTACATTCAGTCGCACTGTGTGTTGTTATGTAGAAAACTCACACTACAAATTAGTAAAGATTTTATGTTGTGTTAAGAAGAGACTGTCCTCCCATGAAGAATTCCTTTATTGTTTGCTTGTAAAATCCTCCTATTATGATCCAGACATGTTGTATTATAAAGAAAAGGTGTTGATGTTGAGTAGAGAGATAAACGGATCAAAGAAACATGGAAGacgactgtttttattttgttgtttcttttaacttctCTTCACAGATAATTGTGATTAAAGTCTTGTGCTGTCAAACCCTCACATGTCGTCCTGAAGAGTATCAGATAGACAATAAATGCTGCCCAATGTGTCCACCTGGTAAGATCCAACTGGAGACTAAAAGTTTCCTCATTGTTTcctgatgtttaatgtgtgatcacaagtgaaaactgctactaaacaacaaaaatcaatgaatattctctctcttttttaatttgCCTTCATCTGatggtagtaataataataccagtTTAAGAATTAACAGTGTATGAATCTTTACTTAGCAACATGCTCCTTACTATGATGACTGtattttgcttaaaaaaataatctctggTTTTCTTCTCAACAGGAAAGAGAGTTAAAACAGATTGTGCAGAGTTCAGATATACATCATGTCGGCCCTGCACGAGTGGAACTTATATGGATAAAGCTACTGCACGTACAGAGTGTTTCCCATGCACCAACTGTGATGCAGGtacatttatgttaatattatttatttatcactagaaacatttttaatatttttccacattaacatCCACTAGTGAATTTTAAATCAGATGTTTCCTATGAATTCATGAACTGCAGAGActattgtgtcacattttgtaaaGTTGTTCTAACCACTGAAGgtatctttaaatcagaaacagattaaacagaataggagttttgtttctgcatgttttgtaacTTCCATATGTGTTGATAGGTTCTGGTCTGAAGGTAAAGAGGTCATGTACAACAATATCAGATACAGTTTGTGAACCACTTGAAGGATTCTTCTGTATAAACATAATAAAGGACCAATGTgtagcagcacagaaacacaaggactgtGATCCAGGACAATACATCAAGGAAAAAGGTTGGTTTTCTAGTTTAAATGAGCACAAAGTTTAAGGAAACTGATCTTTGTGACTTTGAGCAAGTTTTGACCTGATCTATATATGatgtatatactgtactgttaatcattttaataaaggtTAACATGACATGTTATACAAAACCAGTCTAGGTcatgtttctatgtttcttCATAGATTAATAAACCTCATTCCAAAACATTATTTCCTCATGAATTCATCTCTTCATACTTTAGACTGAACTAGTTTCATCTTCcatataatgttgtgtgtgcaggtacatcctcctcagacactgtgtgctctgactgcagtgatggaacattttcaaatgGAACATCAACATCttgtcaccaacacacacagtaagtaaatcctcacatcacacatggagacatgtttgatgtcttattATGGCAGTAGGTTTGTAATAATTGCACTTTAATCTGTAAAATCTTCCGTTATTTTTCCAGATGTGAATCAATGAACCTTCAGCTGATAACAGCAGGAACTAAGTCAACTGATGctgtttgtggggaaaaaaatttaaatgttggAGTTATTATCAGCATCATCAGTCTGGTGGTTTTAATCacagtaatagtagtagtattgtACTGCATCAAAAGAAACTTCTTTCCAGGTAGGTTCTATTTATAGCAGGAAAATATTcttcttgttcatgttttgtcacatctttgatgatgttaatgttttctgttgagtcaTGACAGTGATGgtagttttttttcatttagttataGACAAAAACAGTGACATAGAGACACTTTATATTATTTGTAAATTGTGTTATGTATCAATGTTTACAGAAGAGttatttcagttaaactgaGTGTGTCTGTCTTAATAGACTAATAGTTTGAGACTGTCCTAGTCTGACCTGTTAAAACAGGCAGAACATTGACATGTCTTTATCAGTGTTGTTTAGTACCATTAGGTTATGGTTGATATGAACTTtcataaaacacatgaagattTTCCATAATAGCAAAAGACATTAAATCTTAAAGGGCTTTGTGAATGTGttacatgctgaagtgtccttgagcaagacactgaacctccagttgctcccagtgtgtgtgtgtgtgtgtgtgtgtgtgtgtgtgtgtgtgtgtgtgtgtgtgtgtgtgtgtgtgtgtgtgtgtaagcgaATgcgtagatgtgtctgtgactgtaaaagctctttataataataaaacattttatgtctAAGCGCCTTTGGGAACCTCAAGGTCACTTTACAATgaaataacaagaaaacaataatatataacagaTCACCaaaaaagatagatagatagatagatagatagatagatagatagatagatagatagatagatagatagatagatagatagatagat harbors:
- the LOC124996520 gene encoding tumor necrosis factor receptor superfamily member 14-like isoform X3, encoding MLQEDAVLMFKLTSSQISLRCLQLKKKMFLLYDKTSRRTSLRTSACLIIVIKVLCCQTLTCRPEEYQIDNKCCPMCPPGKRVKTDCAEFRYTSCRPCTSGTYMDKATARTECFPCTNCDAGSGLKVKRSCTTISDTVCEPLEGFFCINIIKDQCVAAQKHKDCDPGQYIKEKGTSSSDTVCSDCSDGTFSNGTSTSCHQHTQCESMNLQLITAGTKSTDAVCGEKNLNVGVIISIISLVVLITVIVVVLYCIKRNFFPE
- the LOC124996520 gene encoding tumor necrosis factor receptor superfamily member 14-like isoform X2, coding for MLQEDAVLMFKLTSSQISLRCLQLKKKMFLLYDKTSRRTSLRTSACLIIVIKVLCCQTLTCRPEEYQIDNKCCPMCPPGKRVKTDCAEFRYTSCRPCTSGTYMDKATARTECFPCTNCDAGSGLKVKRSCTTISDTVCEPLEGFFCINIIKDQCVAAQKHKDCDPGQYIKEKGTSSSDTVCSDCSDGTFSNGTSTSCHQHTQCESMNLQLITAGTKSTDAVCGEKNLNVGVIISIISLVVLITVIVVVLYCIKRNFFPGAARITWSFY